In Candidatus Sulfotelmatobacter sp., a genomic segment contains:
- a CDS encoding 4-(cytidine 5'-diphospho)-2-C-methyl-D-erythritol kinase, with translation MTVTMRSFAKINLGLRIGAARPDGFHELLTVYQTIGLHDEIRISVGRGRGIEIRCADPRVPKDESNTCFRIVEEAMRALRAKGRVLIEIEKRLPVQGGLGGASSNAVATMLGLERALRKSLSASDRLRIAAIVGSDLPLFLMGGTVLGIGRGEQVYPLQDLPAMACVVVTPEVGVSTPAAFAEWDRSCGAGSLAREALPHGSSSEENTERRLAELRSAGPSRRPGPTQEKSGSAQQESKSKATGLRPGTGEGVCPSTSASKLTVADTSDRMNLLSRGLSAWLSEMHSSAPSDLLAKRGRAENPLLWLVRAGIENDFERVVFPEYPELSRGKSALLRAGAKYASLSGSGSTLYGLFASRKAANLAAARLRSEEWAAQATVTLTRAAYWRRVVAG, from the coding sequence ATGACTGTCACCATGCGATCATTCGCGAAGATCAATCTTGGGCTACGGATTGGCGCTGCACGGCCGGATGGTTTTCACGAACTGTTGACCGTTTATCAGACGATTGGGCTGCATGACGAAATTCGGATTAGCGTGGGGCGAGGCCGAGGCATTGAGATTCGGTGTGCAGACCCGCGCGTGCCGAAGGACGAATCGAATACTTGCTTTCGCATCGTGGAAGAGGCAATGCGCGCGCTACGCGCCAAGGGGCGCGTGCTCATCGAGATTGAGAAGCGGTTGCCGGTGCAGGGCGGGCTGGGCGGAGCTTCGTCAAATGCCGTGGCCACGATGCTCGGATTGGAGCGGGCGCTAAGGAAGAGCTTGTCCGCGTCCGATCGGTTGCGGATTGCGGCCATCGTGGGATCGGACTTGCCGTTGTTCCTGATGGGTGGGACCGTGCTGGGAATAGGTCGTGGAGAACAAGTTTATCCCTTGCAGGATTTGCCGGCGATGGCCTGTGTCGTGGTGACGCCGGAAGTGGGGGTTTCCACGCCGGCGGCATTTGCGGAGTGGGACCGGTCATGTGGAGCGGGAAGTCTTGCCCGCGAGGCATTGCCGCATGGGTCGAGTTCTGAGGAGAATACTGAACGACGGTTGGCCGAGCTTCGCTCGGCCGGGCCGAGTCGTAGGCCCGGTCCCACGCAGGAAAAGTCCGGCTCCGCGCAACAGGAGTCGAAGTCAAAAGCCACCGGGCTTCGCCCGGGGACAGGCGAGGGCGTCTGTCCCTCCACGAGCGCTTCTAAATTGACGGTAGCGGATACCTCCGATAGAATGAATTTGCTTAGTCGCGGTTTGTCGGCGTGGCTGAGCGAGATGCACTCCAGTGCTCCTTCTGATTTGTTGGCAAAAAGGGGCCGGGCCGAGAATCCGCTTCTCTGGCTTGTCCGGGCTGGGATTGAGAATGACTTCGAGCGAGTCGTCTTTCCTGAATATCCCGAGCTGAGTCGTGGGAAGAGTGCGCTTTTGCGCGCGGGCGCGAAATATGCATCGCTGTCGGGCTCCGGGTCCACGTTGTACGGGCTTTTTGCTTCGCGGAAAGCGGCGAACCTGGCGGCGGCCAGGCTGCGGAGTGAAGAGTGGGCGGCGCAGGCTACCGTGACACTGACGCGAGCGGCCTACTGGCGGCGGGTAGTCGCCGGTTGA
- a CDS encoding carboxypeptidase-like regulatory domain-containing protein, translating into MQALLAGNEFHAWRMNAARWSIKGTGMSNVVWRGFFFTFFLAVAAALAFSQTDYKVVAVVDGGTISGTVKWAGTVPHSLDFPITKDPQICDPESAKTRDMERLIVGPQGGVANTVVYLKNITSGKAMDLPEQRRHLDQKRCRYIPHILLVPENSNLTMLSSDATLHTIHMDGAATFNLPFPFPDRPTSRTMATPGIVHLRCNGGHVWMNAEMMVVTHPYYAVTSENGRFEFSNVPPGTYQIVAWHEGWGLAGKEQAYDVLTEHSVQRPVFSEAKTWEKSVTVTANHPITVNFVISNGK; encoded by the coding sequence ATGCAGGCACTCCTCGCGGGAAATGAATTTCATGCCTGGCGGATGAATGCGGCCCGCTGGAGCATTAAGGGGACGGGTATGAGTAATGTTGTTTGGCGCGGATTTTTCTTCACGTTTTTTCTGGCCGTGGCTGCTGCCCTGGCTTTCTCGCAGACGGACTACAAAGTCGTAGCCGTCGTCGACGGCGGAACGATTTCCGGCACCGTCAAATGGGCCGGGACAGTTCCCCATTCCCTGGACTTCCCCATCACGAAAGACCCACAGATTTGCGATCCGGAGTCCGCGAAAACCAGGGATATGGAGCGCCTGATCGTCGGGCCACAGGGCGGCGTAGCCAACACCGTGGTCTACCTCAAGAACATCACCAGCGGCAAAGCGATGGATCTGCCCGAGCAGCGCCGTCACCTCGACCAGAAGCGCTGCCGCTATATCCCGCACATTCTTTTGGTGCCCGAGAATAGCAATCTCACTATGCTGAGTTCCGACGCCACGCTGCACACCATTCACATGGATGGCGCCGCCACTTTCAATCTGCCCTTTCCTTTCCCGGACCGCCCCACCTCGCGAACCATGGCCACGCCCGGCATCGTCCACCTGCGCTGCAATGGCGGGCATGTCTGGATGAATGCCGAGATGATGGTCGTCACCCATCCTTACTACGCCGTCACCAGCGAAAACGGACGCTTTGAGTTCAGCAACGTCCCGCCCGGAACCTATCAGATCGTGGCCTGGCATGAAGGCTGGGGCCTGGCCGGCAAAGAGCAGGCCTACGATGTGCTCACCGAACACAGCGTGCAGCGCCCGGTGTTCAGCGAGGCGAAGACCTGGGAAAAATCGGTAACCGTTACCGCGAATCATCCCATCACCGTCAACTTCGTGATCTCGAACGGAAAGTAA
- a CDS encoding gamma-glutamyl-gamma-aminobutyrate hydrolase family protein (Members of this family of hydrolases with an active site Cys residue belong to MEROPS family C26.), whose protein sequence is MPRIAIPMPHSFDLEYAERAIPQYERAVTMAGGEPIRIALDQAADDIEKTIQRCDGVLLPGSKADVDPARFHAARSPHTAAADSRRDAVDDLLLQDAYKSGKPVLGICYGLQSLNVYHAGSLVQHIPDFLPEEKRAKVNHEAGKDVAVAHSVAIQEDSRLAGIVAGHNRRGHGLSRPDKPQPRNRALALEGNALILPVNSSHHQSAESIGNSLRVGARCAEDGIIEALEGTASDHFVLAVQWHPERSVDHDAESRAIFRALIDSCNQRG, encoded by the coding sequence ATGCCGCGCATCGCCATCCCCATGCCGCACTCCTTCGACCTCGAGTATGCCGAACGGGCAATTCCGCAGTACGAGCGTGCCGTCACGATGGCCGGAGGGGAACCAATTCGGATCGCGCTGGATCAGGCTGCGGACGACATTGAGAAAACAATCCAGCGTTGCGACGGCGTGTTGCTCCCCGGCAGCAAAGCCGACGTCGATCCGGCCCGATTTCACGCGGCGCGGTCGCCGCATACGGCAGCCGCAGATTCGCGGCGCGATGCGGTCGACGATCTGCTGTTGCAGGACGCATATAAGTCAGGTAAGCCGGTGCTGGGCATTTGCTACGGACTTCAGAGTCTGAATGTGTATCACGCGGGATCGCTGGTTCAGCACATTCCAGATTTTCTGCCGGAGGAGAAGCGCGCGAAGGTGAATCACGAAGCCGGGAAGGATGTTGCCGTCGCGCACAGCGTCGCAATTCAGGAAGATTCCAGGCTGGCGGGCATCGTGGCGGGACACAACCGGCGAGGGCACGGCTTAAGCCGTCCCGACAAGCCGCAACCGAGAAACAGGGCTTTAGCCCTTGAGGGCAACGCTCTCATCCTGCCGGTCAACTCCTCTCATCACCAGTCCGCCGAAAGCATCGGCAACAGCCTGCGCGTCGGCGCCCGCTGCGCTGAGGATGGCATCATCGAAGCGCTGGAAGGAACGGCGTCTGATCATTTCGTGCTTGCTGTGCAGTGGCATCCTGAGCGCTCGGTGGATCACGATGCAGAGTCGCGGGCGATCTTCCGCGCGCTGATCGACTCCTGCAATCAACGCGGCTGA
- the ispF gene encoding 2-C-methyl-D-erythritol 2,4-cyclodiphosphate synthase, translated as MRIGYGFDSHEFRAGIPLKIGGITLPHDQGLAGHSDGDVLLHAITDALLGAVAAPDIGALFSPSNPKWKGADSVIFLGEALKRVRGAGYRVGNIDASLILAAPKIGPHALAIRTRVAELLGLHCDCVGLKAKTPEGLNLENAALAHVVVLLEKASAPRKKKKKK; from the coding sequence GTGAGGATCGGTTATGGCTTCGACTCCCATGAATTTCGTGCCGGCATTCCTCTCAAAATCGGTGGGATCACCCTCCCGCATGACCAAGGCCTGGCCGGCCACTCCGATGGCGATGTGCTGCTGCATGCGATCACCGATGCCCTGCTCGGCGCGGTCGCGGCGCCCGATATCGGCGCGCTTTTCTCTCCCTCGAATCCGAAGTGGAAGGGCGCGGACTCCGTCATCTTCCTGGGCGAAGCGCTGAAGCGCGTGCGCGGCGCGGGTTATCGCGTGGGCAATATCGATGCCAGTCTCATTCTGGCTGCGCCGAAGATCGGCCCGCACGCCCTCGCCATTCGCACCCGCGTCGCCGAACTGCTGGGCCTGCATTGTGACTGCGTAGGCCTAAAGGCGAAAACGCCCGAGGGGTTGAACCTGGAAAATGCCGCTCTCGCGCATGTGGTTGTGCTGCTGGAAAAGGCGTCGGCGCCGAGAAAAAAGAAAAAAAAGAAGTGA
- a CDS encoding GxxExxY protein encodes MTEKIIGVFYDVYNELGYGFLESTYAGAMVVALEEAGLKVAKEVSVPVWFRGRRVGQYFADLMVEHAVLLELKTARSLESAHEAQLLHYLKATEIEVGLLLNFGMRPQFRRLLFDNERKKIRENPCESVAKVSA; translated from the coding sequence TTGACTGAAAAAATCATCGGCGTCTTTTATGACGTGTACAACGAACTGGGCTACGGATTTCTCGAATCGACTTACGCGGGGGCGATGGTAGTGGCCTTGGAGGAAGCGGGACTCAAGGTTGCAAAGGAAGTCTCAGTACCGGTCTGGTTTCGTGGTAGGAGGGTGGGCCAATATTTCGCCGATCTCATGGTCGAGCACGCAGTTCTGCTGGAGCTGAAAACTGCTCGGAGCCTGGAGTCGGCACACGAAGCCCAACTCCTTCACTACCTCAAAGCCACTGAAATTGAAGTAGGCCTCCTCCTAAACTTCGGCATGCGACCACAATTCCGCCGCCTGCTCTTTGACAATGAAAGAAAAAAGATCCGTGAAAATCCGTGCGAATCCGTAGCCAAGGTGTCTGCGTGA
- the ispD gene encoding 2-C-methyl-D-erythritol 4-phosphate cytidylyltransferase, giving the protein MKVIVIIPAAGLGTRMAPMPSAMIPSGKNARTKKPHPSKQFSDLAGTPILIHTLRKFAHVDEVSEIWVALRENEIAGFRERLTREAKDVLKKKVELVAGGEHRQQSVEHALNAITAAPDDIVLVHDAVRPLVTGEIIHEVIAGATKYGAAIAGLPAVDTVKQVERTSEGAIVKATIPRAGIVLAQTPQGFRYSVVKKAFDEAAADGFTGTDEASLAERSGQQVAVVMGSPRNIKITTPGDMELAEFYLRK; this is encoded by the coding sequence ATGAAGGTGATCGTCATTATTCCGGCTGCGGGCCTGGGGACGCGCATGGCGCCCATGCCCAGCGCTATGATTCCAAGCGGTAAGAACGCGAGAACGAAAAAGCCCCATCCCTCGAAACAATTCAGCGATCTCGCAGGCACGCCCATCCTGATTCACACCCTGCGCAAGTTTGCCCATGTCGACGAAGTGAGTGAAATCTGGGTCGCCCTGCGCGAAAACGAAATTGCAGGCTTCCGCGAGCGGCTCACGCGCGAAGCCAAGGATGTCTTGAAGAAAAAAGTCGAACTGGTTGCCGGCGGCGAGCACCGGCAGCAATCCGTCGAGCACGCCCTCAATGCGATTACCGCCGCTCCCGACGATATCGTCCTGGTACACGACGCCGTGCGTCCGCTGGTCACTGGTGAGATCATCCACGAGGTCATCGCAGGCGCTACAAAATACGGCGCCGCTATCGCCGGACTGCCGGCCGTCGATACTGTAAAACAGGTCGAGCGCACCTCGGAAGGCGCCATCGTGAAAGCCACCATCCCACGCGCTGGCATCGTGCTGGCGCAGACTCCGCAAGGCTTTCGCTACAGCGTCGTCAAGAAAGCCTTCGACGAAGCTGCCGCCGACGGCTTCACCGGCACCGACGAAGCGTCGCTGGCCGAGCGTTCCGGCCAGCAAGTCGCCGTCGTCATGGGCTCCCCACGAAATATAAAAATCACCACTCCCGGCGACATGGAGTTGGCGGAGTTCTATTTACGGAAATGA
- a CDS encoding NYN domain-containing protein has product MAKMIVLIDGGFLRVKAKHAGQQYNPDFIEKFAHNCKVAQEEIFRVLYYDCAPFVGDVKLPVSGNVKQFIGSDRWMAELASKDLFAVRRGVLKFRGFKPKQTPVNPNQLTDADFQADFEQKGVDMRIGLDIAAYSSNRAIDRICLVSNDTDCVPALKYGRRSGLQIVIIELPNCKVAPELVMHSDYKRPVLWP; this is encoded by the coding sequence ATGGCGAAAATGATCGTCTTGATCGATGGTGGGTTCCTTCGCGTCAAGGCGAAGCATGCGGGCCAGCAATACAATCCCGACTTCATAGAGAAATTCGCGCACAACTGCAAAGTGGCACAAGAAGAAATATTCAGGGTACTCTACTATGACTGCGCCCCTTTTGTTGGTGATGTGAAACTTCCGGTCTCCGGCAACGTCAAACAATTTATCGGCTCTGATAGATGGATGGCGGAGTTAGCGTCGAAAGACCTCTTTGCAGTTCGCCGTGGCGTTTTGAAGTTTCGAGGCTTTAAGCCCAAGCAGACCCCAGTCAATCCGAACCAGCTAACAGATGCTGATTTTCAGGCTGATTTTGAGCAAAAGGGCGTTGATATGCGAATCGGCTTAGACATAGCCGCTTATTCTTCTAATCGCGCAATTGATCGGATCTGCCTCGTATCAAATGATACTGATTGTGTGCCAGCGCTCAAATATGGGCGGAGGAGTGGTCTACAAATAGTGATCATTGAGCTTCCTAACTGCAAAGTTGCGCCGGAGTTGGTGATGCATTCGGATTACAAGCGCCCCGTCCTCTGGCCTTGA
- a CDS encoding PIN domain-containing protein, whose protein sequence is MDLIFVRLLFVIVVAVTCYVIEPFGLVRNFDAGVGALIGAAIVVFEWKLRTVSLKRLIGAAIGSILGICGAYLFALVIRSSVPSGNTQSFLQIMVMLLMAYVGLIVGANKGDLLNLAALGGVFGGEKQGKKSYKILDTSVIIDGRIADIAETGFLDGIIVTPQFVLRELQLVADSADSLKRNRGRRGLDILQRLQKVATLTIQIVEDDFPAVREVDLKLIELAKVYEGKIITNDFNLNKVAQLQGVQVLNINELANSLKPIVLPGETMRVFILKEGKEYNQGVAYLDDGTMVVVDNARKMIGKTIDVSVTSVLQTTAGKMIFGKWDERAAYSRQSAPVPVAVTPVSVPGPVPAPVPAPAGLETKQGTS, encoded by the coding sequence GTGGATCTTATTTTTGTACGTCTTCTTTTTGTCATCGTTGTAGCGGTCACTTGCTACGTCATCGAGCCCTTTGGATTAGTCCGCAATTTTGACGCGGGCGTGGGCGCATTGATCGGCGCGGCGATCGTCGTGTTCGAATGGAAGCTGCGAACTGTCAGCCTGAAGCGGCTGATCGGCGCTGCCATTGGCAGCATCCTCGGCATCTGCGGCGCCTATCTGTTCGCGCTAGTCATTCGCAGCAGCGTGCCTTCGGGGAATACGCAGAGCTTTCTCCAGATCATGGTCATGCTGCTGATGGCTTACGTCGGTCTGATCGTCGGCGCCAACAAAGGTGACCTGTTGAACCTGGCCGCCCTGGGCGGAGTCTTCGGCGGCGAGAAGCAGGGTAAGAAGAGCTACAAGATTCTCGACACCAGCGTCATCATCGATGGCCGCATCGCCGACATCGCCGAGACCGGATTCCTCGACGGCATCATCGTAACCCCGCAATTCGTGTTGCGCGAGTTGCAGCTGGTCGCCGATTCCGCCGACTCGCTCAAGCGCAACCGCGGCCGCCGCGGACTCGACATTCTCCAGCGCCTCCAGAAAGTTGCTACCCTCACCATCCAGATCGTGGAAGACGATTTTCCCGCCGTCCGCGAAGTCGACCTCAAGCTGATCGAACTGGCCAAAGTTTACGAGGGCAAAATCATCACCAATGACTTCAATCTGAACAAAGTGGCGCAGCTCCAGGGCGTGCAGGTGTTGAACATCAACGAACTGGCAAATTCACTTAAGCCAATCGTGCTCCCCGGTGAGACCATGCGCGTCTTCATCCTGAAAGAAGGCAAGGAATACAACCAGGGGGTGGCTTACCTGGATGACGGTACGATGGTTGTGGTCGACAATGCCCGCAAGATGATTGGCAAGACCATCGACGTGTCGGTTACATCGGTTCTGCAAACCACCGCGGGAAAAATGATCTTCGGCAAGTGGGACGAGCGGGCGGCATACTCCCGCCAGTCCGCGCCGGTGCCCGTGGCAGTGACTCCGGTATCCGTGCCCGGACCCGTGCCCGCCCCTGTCCCAGCTCCTGCAGGGTTGGAGACGAAGCAGGGCACTTCGTAG
- a CDS encoding NADPH:quinone oxidoreductase family protein, with amino-acid sequence MLHAQRSGHLLKAARIADYSPLAYTFSMQALMITSPTGPDGLAIQNVPEPTVKSGQTIVRVHAGGLNFADFMTSKGGYPGTPPPPLIAGREFAGIEESTGRRVMGYAQWGAFAEKTAAYTNLLWPIPNAWTDEQAAAFPVNYFTAYLGYWQAGMAQVEGRAPLPSPAGQSPAGRTPRVLIHAVAGGVGTAAVQIGKLLGVEMYGTSSSDEKLARVKALGLQHPINYKQHDYEEVVKNLTHGEGVDAVFDMLGGEHTAKSLRCLRDFGRVIQYGTATGKQPQLDIRAMYAKSAAVQGLWLTYLSQKREIMEPAWQQLSVWINDGKFTPQIGHVFSFDRAIEGYKLLQEGKNYGKVVLKIA; translated from the coding sequence ATGCTGCACGCGCAACGATCCGGGCATCTTCTGAAAGCCGCTCGGATTGCCGATTACTCCCCCCTCGCCTACACTTTCTCCATGCAAGCCCTGATGATTACCAGCCCCACCGGCCCGGATGGCCTGGCCATTCAAAATGTCCCCGAACCAACCGTGAAGTCCGGGCAAACCATCGTCCGCGTCCACGCCGGAGGCCTGAACTTTGCCGATTTCATGACCTCGAAAGGCGGCTATCCGGGAACGCCGCCTCCGCCGCTCATCGCAGGCCGCGAGTTCGCCGGTATCGAAGAAAGCACCGGACGGCGCGTTATGGGTTATGCGCAGTGGGGCGCCTTCGCGGAGAAGACCGCAGCCTACACCAACCTGCTCTGGCCCATTCCGAATGCGTGGACCGACGAACAAGCCGCCGCCTTTCCAGTGAACTACTTCACCGCCTACCTGGGTTACTGGCAAGCGGGAATGGCGCAGGTAGAGGGGCGGGCGCCCTTGCCCTCCCCAGCGGGGCAAAGCCCGGCTGGGCGCACTCCCCGAGTCCTAATCCATGCCGTAGCCGGGGGCGTTGGCACAGCCGCCGTCCAAATCGGAAAGTTGCTCGGGGTCGAAATGTACGGAACATCCTCCTCCGATGAAAAACTGGCACGCGTGAAAGCCCTCGGCCTGCAACATCCCATCAATTACAAGCAGCACGACTACGAAGAAGTCGTGAAGAACCTGACGCACGGCGAAGGCGTCGACGCCGTCTTCGACATGCTCGGCGGAGAGCACACCGCCAAGAGTCTTCGCTGTCTGCGGGATTTCGGACGAGTCATCCAATACGGCACCGCAACCGGGAAGCAGCCTCAACTCGACATCCGCGCTATGTATGCTAAATCCGCCGCCGTGCAGGGCTTATGGCTCACATATCTCTCGCAGAAGCGGGAAATTATGGAGCCTGCCTGGCAACAGTTGTCGGTCTGGATCAACGACGGCAAGTTCACTCCACAAATCGGCCACGTCTTTTCGTTCGATCGCGCCATCGAGGGCTACAAACTTCTGCAAGAAGGCAAGAACTATGGCAAGGTCGTGCTGAAGATCGCATGA
- a CDS encoding DUF6632 domain-containing protein, whose amino-acid sequence MNRERAVRIVLVLVGLLFVAGVIPLTMFFSQEPGVPMIMSIYVTLGIFLLLAARNPAEHRSLIVFAGWANLAHAAVMAAQEYRNVIERRELAGVVVFAIVGVVLVAMAPAQEHVQRVSAVSA is encoded by the coding sequence ATGAATCGAGAACGGGCGGTGAGAATTGTTTTAGTTTTAGTTGGATTGTTGTTCGTGGCGGGAGTTATTCCGCTGACGATGTTTTTCTCGCAGGAACCTGGGGTGCCAATGATAATGAGCATCTACGTTACGCTTGGCATTTTCCTGTTGCTGGCAGCGCGTAACCCGGCGGAGCACCGCAGCCTGATCGTCTTCGCCGGATGGGCCAACCTTGCGCATGCTGCCGTAATGGCAGCGCAGGAATATCGGAATGTAATCGAGCGGCGAGAGTTGGCGGGAGTGGTTGTGTTCGCGATCGTCGGTGTAGTGCTGGTCGCTATGGCTCCGGCGCAAGAGCATGTTCAACGGGTATCGGCGGTCAGCGCGTAG
- a CDS encoding GtrA family protein, with amino-acid sequence MRNSQPHNDMRAMEERPTQAEFNKALAFNHLRRSRASNSDEKLRQNSKTSNMPSQLLRWFKFNLVGGIGIVVQFLTLYLMKSVVHLNYLFATAIAVEAAVVHNFVWHEQFTWADRLRSSRHHSMRRLVRFNLANGAVSVLGNLAVMKGIVAMGHTNYLLANGIAIALCSLANFLVGEEWVFATTEE; translated from the coding sequence ATGCGTAACTCCCAGCCCCACAATGACATGCGGGCAATGGAGGAGCGCCCTACTCAGGCAGAATTCAACAAGGCATTAGCGTTCAATCACTTGCGGCGGAGCCGCGCTTCTAACAGCGACGAAAAACTGCGGCAAAACAGCAAAACCTCGAACATGCCTTCCCAACTCCTTCGATGGTTCAAATTCAATCTCGTCGGCGGAATCGGAATCGTTGTGCAGTTTCTCACACTGTATCTGATGAAGAGCGTGGTGCACCTTAATTATCTCTTCGCCACTGCGATTGCAGTTGAGGCCGCAGTGGTGCACAACTTTGTCTGGCACGAGCAATTCACCTGGGCCGACCGATTGAGATCGTCACGGCATCATTCAATGCGCAGGCTTGTTCGCTTCAATCTTGCGAATGGCGCAGTCTCCGTTCTGGGCAACCTGGCGGTGATGAAGGGAATCGTCGCGATGGGTCACACGAACTACCTGCTCGCGAACGGAATCGCGATTGCGCTGTGTTCGCTGGCGAACTTTCTGGTGGGTGAGGAGTGGGTCTTCGCCACGACAGAAGAATAG
- a CDS encoding CDP-alcohol phosphatidyltransferase family protein yields MATLNAQTPFSPTISSPTIYSPTMIEFSEQSNPCLPIKMAPTHSLPDREVRVQESWVAAAEKRALLWMAARTPNRIGPDHLTALGLLAQTGAGVSYAFAARNRYALLAVIVCLALNWLGDSLDGTLARFRQCPRPRYGFYVDHMVDSFGALALMGGLALSGYMHPRIAIGLLIAFLMLSIQSYLATYALGEFRLSFWRFGPTELRILLAVGNLALLWKPVVHLFGRLYRLFDVGGALGLAGMGMMVIAFTVQNTIRLYREERLPR; encoded by the coding sequence ATGGCAACTCTCAATGCGCAAACTCCCTTTTCGCCAACCATCTCTTCGCCAACCATCTATTCGCCAACTATGATCGAATTCTCCGAGCAGTCCAATCCGTGCCTGCCGATCAAGATGGCTCCGACGCATTCCCTTCCCGATCGGGAAGTACGCGTGCAGGAAAGCTGGGTCGCAGCGGCGGAGAAGCGTGCCTTACTCTGGATGGCCGCACGCACACCGAACCGGATTGGTCCCGATCACCTGACGGCTCTCGGCCTGCTCGCCCAAACCGGCGCAGGAGTCAGCTATGCATTCGCCGCACGGAACCGCTACGCACTTCTCGCCGTAATCGTCTGCCTCGCCCTCAACTGGCTCGGCGACTCGCTCGACGGAACCTTGGCCCGCTTCCGCCAATGCCCGCGCCCGCGCTACGGTTTTTACGTCGACCACATGGTCGACAGCTTCGGCGCTCTGGCCCTGATGGGTGGCCTTGCTCTGTCGGGGTATATGCATCCGCGGATCGCTATCGGCCTGCTCATCGCGTTCCTGATGCTCTCCATACAGTCTTATCTCGCCACGTACGCCTTAGGTGAATTTCGCCTTTCTTTCTGGCGTTTCGGCCCAACGGAATTGCGCATTCTGCTTGCTGTCGGCAACCTTGCATTGTTGTGGAAACCGGTCGTGCATCTCTTCGGCCGCCTCTATCGCCTGTTCGACGTCGGGGGAGCGCTTGGTCTCGCCGGGATGGGAATGATGGTAATCGCCTTCACGGTGCAGAACACGATTCGTCTTTATCGCGAAGAAAGGCTCCCACGATGA